A single Cottoperca gobio chromosome 7, fCotGob3.1, whole genome shotgun sequence DNA region contains:
- the mrgbp gene encoding MRG/MORF4L-binding protein has protein sequence MGEADVTLNQTDEKPPDSGLVTGEDSVVWSHEVEVCLFHAMIGHKPVGVNRHFHMICIRDKFSQNIGRQVSSSVIWDHLGTMYDMQALHESEILPFPNTEKSFSLPDDIIQEVKEGKLGSEEETKEEFRMEREPPATHEEGSNSSVKTSERTSSSRDKERERDKEKGGSEGGAAAGGGGGGGGGKEAEKRKRSRAAEKLLSSSNPASPGGAKRRRT, from the exons ATGGGGGAAGCAGATGTGACACTGAATCAGACCGACGAGAAGCCTCCAGACTCGGGGTTGGTTACCGGGGAGGACTCGGTGGTCTGGAGCCACGAGGTGGAGGTCTGTCTGTTTCACGCGATGATCGGACACAAACCCGTCG gAGTGAACCGTCACTTCCACATGATCTGTATCCGAGACAAGTTCAGCCAGAACATCGGACGACAGGTTTCCTCCTCCGTCATCTGGGATCATCTGGGAACGATGTACGACATGCAGGCTCTG CACGAGTCGGAGATTTTGCCGTTCCCAAACACAGAGAAGAGTTTCTCTCTgcctgatgacatcatccagGAGGTGAAAGAAG gGAAGCTGGGCTCAGAGGAGGAGACCAAAGAGGAGTTCAGGATGGAGAGGGAACCTCCAGCTACACATGAAGAAG GCAGTAACTCATCAGTGAAGACTTCGGAGCGAACGAGCAGCAGTCGggacaaggagagagagcgagacaagGAGAAGGGAGGCAGTGAAGGAGGAGCGGCagcaggagggggaggagggggaggcggaGGGAAGGAGgcggagaagaggaagaggagtcgAGCGGCCGAGAAACTGCTGTCGTCTTCCAACCCCGCGAGTCCGGGAGGAGCCAAGAGGAGACGCACCTGA